The nucleotide window GATCTATCACCAGGGAGAATCCAGCAGAGGTTGTTTAATGCACTTCATTGAGATTATGTGAGCTTTTTGGTTTAAATTACTTTGGGAAAGTCTAGGTGTAAACGACTTCTTTGAAAGGTAAACATACTtaacctcttaaaaaaaaaaaggttcaattTAAATTCTTCAGTTAGCAGCAACCTTTACTAATTAAATCTGAGTATGAACCAGATGTGTAAAGGTTAAATCTCTATACATCAGAACAAGTgttaatgtatttatataaaagtgttttcattattttacaattaTTTGAAAATGCAATGAAGTACTTTATTAGAAAGGCAACCCCTGACAATTTTAGTTATTTCAAAAGTGAAAAGATACTATACACTACATTGGTTATAAAATGTAgttaatgaagttttaaaaataagattggtTATTCTGTTCCATCTGAGAAGCAGGTTATATTCAAATGGATCAAGATTAGCATATGCTTTATGTATTAGCTGTGGATAAATAGTCAAAAATTGCTTTAATGTTTTTCCCATCTTCCTCAGCTCCTCGACCTGTTTATGGTTTGGGACTGGTCTACTTATCTAGCTGATTATGGTCAGCCAGCGTCTAAGTACCTTCGGGTGAATCCAAACACAGCCCTTACTCTTTTGGAGAAGTGAGTATACTCTGAAAGCTTCGCATATCATTTTAACAGCTGGTAATTCAGTGATAATTGAAGAACTGGAGATTTTTAATCAAAAGAGAAATGTCTACATGGAGCttaaaagttcagttcattttaatGACCAAAATATAAGCCTCCTTCTTTCTTGCCTTCAGTGTTGGTACAGATTTTTATGAGATTTGTTTGTGTTGATATGAACTAAAAATGTTTCCTATTGTGTCCTCAGTATCTGGCTTAATTAGCTTTAGAAAGAGACTAGAATGAGTTTGCCATCAGTGCTGTCTAAAGCCTACCATGATGGGCTTGGATTCCTTACAGGTAGAGAAGTATgccttttgaaaaaatattataaaatctgAAGTAACAGAACACTTACTGGCGAATTTTATCCAAAAAACAAGTGTtggtgtttcttttccttctcattatgcagcatgttttcttttctctgtatcaTATTTCAGATATCACTATTAAAAACTTCAATTTTTGCATTGAAAGTGTGTCTTATTTTCCCACATTTCAAACTATCTGTGGTGTATTTGATTTGAGAAGGATACAAGGAactgtttaaaataaattgttttacaGTGCCATGAAACACCACTGAGGCAAAAAAGATTActgctttaaattttctattgtttttcctttcaccTTGTCTTGCTATGAGGGTGATTTTCAGAGTCCGTAGAGGGTGTGTATTTTAGCATACTTTATGGAATGATAATAGAAAatagtatcatgtaagaaaaCATGCTTTTAGATTTATATACTAATGCAAAAACACCATTTCATACAGAATGCAAAATAAAGCTGCCAATATTTTCTGTGGTTGCTATCTCTGTAACTCTATTAGTAATACCTATTTTCTTTGAAGTATATTTTTCAAGCATAGATTTAGTGTGAGATAACACAGAGCATGCCAGGATATTTTAGTTGTTACAGTATAacttttaaattccttttattaAGCTTCTTCATTCACATATATTCCTAGGATGAAGGATACTAGCAAAAAGAACAATATATTTGCTCAATTCAGGAAGAATGATCGAGACAAACAGAAGTTGATAGAGACAGTTGTGAAACAGCTGAAAAGTTTGGTGAATGGTATGTCCCAACACACATAGCCTTCACATCGTTTGCACTCAGTGACACCAAATCCGTGACTCAACATTGATCTCTAACGGGCAATGGTCATGATAAATTGTTTGcagaattaaaaaatacattagagaaaagacactgatgagaGCTTAGAAACAAGAATTATAAATATCATTTGtatggatttttaaataattgaatactattttatatatggaaaatgtgacattaatttttttcacttctagggaaaaaaggcaaaagtgTAATATATAAATCATGTCAAAAATTGTACATGTAACTGATTGTGTAAATACATTAGAAGAACTTATGCCTCTATAGGTGTTTTTTCTATTTAGACTTCAGTGATTgttctggttgtttttttttcttcccagtatCTGGTTTTGGAATGCAATCATGTGTGACATTTCCCTGACATTTTCTGACTTGTAGCTTTAATTTTCACCTCACTAGTATTTAAGTAGACTAAATTGTCTAATTCTGCTGATTCTGAGGGAGGAAATAGACAAATATTTAAAGGAACCTGAAATTGAACTTAATTTAACCCAATAAGAATGTGAATTACTTGTTCTACTTGGGTGGTTTAATTTAATCTGAATATGAAGAAAAGGTATTTGGATTTTCTGAAGATGCAATGTTGTTTCTGTTCAGCAGGGTTAATGTTTCTAACTATACTGTTTGTAGCTGACCCCAtttatttggtttggtttggttcaAGTTAGGAGGACAGAAACTGAGTGGGGCTGACCACTTCAGGTGCCACTTGTGCTAGGAGAGACATACTCCTGCACAGAGAAGTTACCACAGGGGTCAGGTTACTTTCTTCAAGGCGAAGACCTCAGTGCTGGATCCTTATTGCAGAAACAAGCCAAACCAAAATGAACTCTGGAAAACCTAAAACGAATGTATATTTTACTCTGTGTAAATTACTGTGGTCCAAATGGTAATATCAATCTGATCCTTACTTTGTCTTCATTGTATTTATGCTAAATAATCCTTTTGCATTTTCAGAATTTATGCCTGTAAGAAACTTATATTTGACTCTGTAAAATAAGTGTAAAGAATTATATGTGCATTTCTTGATTTtgtgattaaatattaaaaaggttGAGCAAGTTGCTGAAAATTCATTGCTGTTGCATCTGTTTAGTTTCCTGATTTAAAACAACTGCTTTCTTCAGAAAGGCTGTTATTTAGTTACTGAAATGGGAGTATCGCCAAAACGAAGAAAACAAGCATTTATTCTCTTGACCTTCTCTAATCCTAAAGTATTTGacgttttaaaaaatattatatggaAAACATGGTTACTTCTAGGTACAATACAATACATTCTGGAAGTTACTAGTAAACGGCGAGCTGCTAGTTGTCTTTGAGGACTGGAAAGCGGTGGCCCTCGAGTGCCTTATCCAGCGCTCCAGGGCACTTGGGACGTCTCCCCGGCTTGGGCTGAGGCGTCCCGGATTCAGAGACGCCGCCTTTTCACTGTTTGGAGCAGACCACTGTGGGTTCGCAGCGGCGATGGTCTTGAGTTTACTTTTCTCAGGCAAACATGCACCCGGcaatccccaccaccaccccgccccGAAACACGCACACCCCTCGGGTTGAGCCGTAGTGACTAGGACGCCCGAGTCCTggccatttagggccccacaagAAGCCCGAAAAGCAACTATGTAGCCTGATGGGATGGAAGGATACGAAGGGGGAGGGATGGGTGAATTTGGTCCTCGAGACCCGAAAGGCGCCCGGGGATGTCTGCTCGTTgtggggttggtggggggggggggtgtctccGTGAAGCTTTGGGCATCAGTGACACTATCCCCTTTTGAAAGGTTCTGGAGGTGGTGGACCGGAGACCTCGAAGGGGAGGGGATGTCGAAGAATCGCAACCCGGGCCATCCTTTGTAGGATCGAAGACCGCAATTTCCCTGAAATAAAAGCAGAGCAAAGGGGAGAACGCCTATCCCTTTTAACCTTGAAGTGCCGTGGGAACCTTGGGAACCGGCACTGGAAGTTAGAGAGAGCCCCGTTAGCTCCCTGCGCTAGGTCAGTCCACTCGCCGAGCTCCTGCTTGGAGTCGGGAAGTTCTTGGCGCGAAACCGCAGGCCCCGCCCGAGGATCCGCGTCCGGCACGGCACGGCTGAGCGGTAGCGCAGCAGCTGCTGCCACTCCCCACACCAGCCCCCTGGAGAGCGCGCCGCTGCCCACCGCCTCCAATCATTACCCTGCGTGGAGCGCCTTAAATATGCAGAGGCGCGTCACGTCGTGTGGATCGGGATCAATCCGCAGGGAGCAATGCAGTATCTATATAAATGTTGCCTGGGTAGGCCGAGAAGGGTTAAAAGgctggagaagagagaggtgGGCGGGGGTCTACACAACCCTGGTGAGCGCAGCCCTGGTTGGCAAACTGGTGAGTTGCTCCTCTCTTCGCCCTCCCTCGCTTCTTCTATCGAAGGAGTGCTGacccagggaggtgggaggtgctCGGCGCGAGTGGTCCTGAGGCAGCCCGCACCCTCGCAAGGAGGTGGCATTCTGGCCCGGGAGCCATCGGACTCAGGAAAAAATCCTGAGCTCGCCGGTCTCTGTGAAGGCACGTTCCCTAAGGGCGCGTGGTCACTGCGATCCTCCGCTGTCCCTCTGCTTGTAGAGCGAAGCCCCTGGTAAATCTCAGTTCTGGTCCCCAAGCCCCCGGGCCCTTTCCGGACAGAACAGGTGAGCACTGCGCGCCGCAGCTCCGGCGCTTCCTGCGCTTGGAGTGGCCCGGCCCCCGCAGGCTCGCCATGTTACCCTGGGGGCTGAGCTGCCTGTCCGTGCTGGGGGCGGTGGGCACCGCGCTCCTGGGCGCGGGCCTGCTACTCAGCCTGGCGCAGCACCTCTGGACGCTCCGCTGGACGCTGAGTCGGGACCGAgcctctgccctgcccctgcccaaaGGCTCCATGGGCTGGCCCTTCTTCGGGGAAACGCTGCACTGGTTAGTTCAGGTGAGCAGTCCGTCGTTTCCGCACCTTCTTCTTCTCTGTCCCCCCACTGCCTTTCAAGGTTCCCAGGGCTCGTATCCATTCTCTTCCTGTCGCCCAGGGCTCCAGGGAGCATATACAGCCCTCCCCTCTACCCAGCTTCTCCCTCGAAGGGACCGTGTGTCACTGGCGTTCTGTCCAGCACAACCTAAGACCCGACGCCACGCAGGGATGAACAGAGGGGTTCTAGAGCCCTATGTCCTGCCACCATTGAATCGGGAATCAGGGGCGCGTCTCAGCCCCGAGCTCTGGCACTCAGGTCCCCATTCttagcctctgtttcctcatctcacCAATGGGAACGGGAGCATGTACATCCCCGTAGGGTAGTCAGTCGCGAGGCCCTTTTGAGACCGTTTTGTAAAGAATAAGATGCCAGCCTGGAACAGGAGGTTTTTTATCAAGAGGCAGTTGGGATGTCCGGGCTAGTTTCGCAGCCGAGGCCCAGCGGCCTCATCCCTCTTCGCTTCTGGCTCCCAGGGCTCGCGCTTCCACAGCTCCCGCAGGGAGCGCTACGGGACGGTGTTCAAGACGCACCTGCTGGGCAGGCCAGTGATCCGCGTGAGCGGCGCGGAGAACGTGCGCACAGTCCTGCTGGGCGAGCACCGCCTTGTGCGTAGCCAGTGGCCGCAGAGTGCGCACATCCTTCTGGGCTCGCACACACTGCTCGGCGCGGTTGGAGAGTCGCACCGCCAGCGGCGCAAGGTGAGCCCAAAACAGAAGCGGCCGTCGGGAGGTCGGACCCGCGGCTTCTGAGCGGCTGCCGTGGGCCAGGCCGGGGCGAGGTGTTAGGGATACACTGTGAACCTGACCAGGACTCCTGACAAGTGAGTGGCATTGGGTTGGTAGTCCCTTACCTTCTCCGGGTTCGACTTATAAGGCCAGGACTGGGACTTAAAGATCCTTTCATCTTCGATCTTCTGCGACTCTGATGCCAGAACCGATGGAAATTCAAACTCAGTGTTAGGGACGACTTCCTGGAGTAGGCGGCCCCCGGAGCCTGGATGGAGAGGAGGCACTGTGTACATCAGACAAGAACTAGAGGGAATGGCGAGAGCAAAACCCAACACATTTGTGTCTGGGTCgcttagaagaggaaaaaggggCCGAAATTGGCCTCTTGGCTCCGCTGGAGTCGTGGAGCAGAGGAAACCGGACGGCTGCCAGGTCTGACCCTGTGTGTTCCCCTCAGATCCTGGCTCGAGCGTTCAGCCGTGCGGCACTGGAGCGCTACGTGCCTCGCCTGCAGGGGGCGCTGCGGCGGGAGGTGCGCTCCTGGTGCGCGGCTCACGGGCCGGTCGCTGTCTATGAGGCCGCGAAAGCGCTCACCTTCCGCATGGCCGCGCGCATCCTGCTGGGGCTACGGCTAGACGAGGCGCAGTGCTCTGAGCTGGCCCGGATCTTCGAGCAGTTCGTGGAGAACCTCTTCTCCCTGCCCCTCGATGTGCCTTTCAGCGGCCTGCGCAAGGTACTGCCGCCCCGCCCGCCCCAGACCTTCCCTTTGAGGCTCCCTTGGTGCGCCATAGGCATCACCTCTGCTGGGTCACGGAGGCTCTGCCCAGTGTGGGGAGGCGGCATGGTGGCGGTGGGCTTTGGGGCTGGTCTCTGTCCTGACTCGCTGTGTGAGCTGAGGCGGGCCACACACCCTCTCTGGACCACGCCTGGCGGGACGAGCTCCAGCCCCAGCAGCCGCGGGTTTCCCGACGTTGGGTCTCGGTGGCAGGAGACCAGCCAGTCGCCCCGGCCCCTCCCCAGAGCGGCGCCTCCAGGCTCGGCCTGCAGCGCCTCTTTGGAAGCCCCGTGGCTGGGCAACGGATGGGAGCGCAAGGGCCGCAGACACGCCCCCGGCCCAGGCCGGCGCCAGCCGGGGTTGGAGAGGGGTTGGTGTCGGCTCACCGCCCGCGGCCCCAGGCCCGCTAGTTTCCGGATTAGAGAACCATGGCCTCTTCAAACTTCAGAGCAATGGGCCGGACTTAGAGAGCAACTGATCTGGGGCTTCTTACTGTGCCAATGTCCTGGTTTTCATtcacccaattaaaaataatagttatgTGTAAAGGGACCTGATATATGGACCGATTGCCTAGGGCACATTTTTCTGATTTAATCCTCTCGGTTGTaaaatattattctcatttaattgatgaagaaactgaagctccaagaggttaaatgacttgcccaagatcacacagctagtagggGCAGAGGCAAGATTTGACACCTCCCGGGCTCCCCCGACAAGAAGCCGATGTGCTCAAAATTCTTCCCCTGGCAGATGCTTTCTCACTGTGCTTGCTCCCTGAACTCTGGGGGACCACCTCAGCCCTCTTGCCTACGCCTTTACAAAGGCTAATTAATGTTTAGAACTTCCAGTGTTGTCCCTTAAGCCAGAGCTTTCCTGAGCACATCAAAGTGTCCCTTCCTCTCTGCACTGGTGCCCGCTGCCCCTGCATGCAGGGGAAGGGCAGGGGCTAACTCCCAGGCTGAGTCCTCTGCCAAGCACAGACACTTGAAGCTGCGTGACCCTGGACAAttgcttgacctctctgagcctcagcatccTCCCCTTAGGAGGACAGTAAACTGTTTACCTTGCTCCAAAGAGGGGCTTGTGATCATCAAGAGAGAATGGTGTATGAGGAAAGGACAAATTCCTGAGCCTTTATTGAGTCCCTTCTACAGCGTGGAGCTAAGCTGGGAATCTGTCAACGCTGGCTTTCAGCAGAGCCAGATCAGCACTGGgaagatgtgtgtgtgggggttaGGTGTCCAGGGCTAGCCCCCTCTGCCTTCCTACCCCAACTCCCTTCGCTCCCCACACATCAGGGCATTCGGGCCCGGGACCAGCTGCATCGGCACCTGGAGGAGGCCATTGCGCAGAAGCTTCTTGAGGACAAGTCTGCTGTGGAGCCAGGCGATGCCCTCGATGGGATCATCCACAGCACTAGGGAACTGGGCCATGAGCTGTCAGTGCAGGAACTGAAGGTATGTGGCGGGATTCCTCCTCCCCTCTTTTGCATGTATAGCAGGTCTCTACACACAGGCTGAATCCCTGGAACAATGGAGCAACATCCTGTTTGGCCCCACTTGGAGCCACAGACACTCCTCGgggtgagggaaagaggagacctgggtccagtcCTGGCTCAGCTGCACCACCTACCTTGTGGCTTTGGGCCAAGCGAAGGCATGAATCCTAGGTCCTCCCTTACGGCTTCCAGCAGCAAACAGCTCTCCTTTTCCCCACGTCCCTGTCACTTCATGCTTTCTCCTCTGCTGCCTGCCTGCCTATGACACTGTCGTCACCCCTTCTCTCTACAAACCCTAACGGTTCAGGGTCAAATTCCACAGTTCCTTGAAATGTCCCCTTTCATCCCCAAATCTACGCACCCATGAGCCAGCTTGGCACCTGGTACCTCGGGTACTGGTCTGTTTCGCCACTGAGAATCGACTGGAGAATTAGAAACTGCCGCCCCTCTCCCCCATGTATGCATACAACACATGCAGTGGAAGTAAGGAGGGAAGCTTTGGAATGACCCCTGGGCCCACCTGCTTGAGAACCCAAAAAGAAATGTAGAGGTTGGGGGTGGCAGGCAGGGGAGTTAGAAATGGAAACACTTCATCCCTTCCCTAAGCAACTGCCATCCTCTCTCTGGCACTCAGTTTGCCACTGTCGAGCCACTGAGCCTGAGTGTCTTCTCTGAAAATGGGACTAACAATCTCTTTCCTGACTTCTGGGTGGTTGTGAAGTCTGGAAGAGTCAAGAGGTTCGAAGTAGATGAGCAGGGCGCTGGTGAGTCGTGGGGGAGCCGGCGGATAGGAATAGTTCTAGGCTGGGAAGGGGAGTGGTACAGAAAGCCTTGGCAGAGCTGGGGAGGGCAGGACAACACAGTCCAGGCTCTCAGGAGGGGACCCGCTAGCCAGAAATCTTCAGTTCTGGCTGGTCAGGAAGGACCCTGGAGCCCCAGGTTCTCTGTCCCAGCTCCCCATCTTCTCCAGAACAGGCAGTTAGCCTTAGATCAGCTCATTCATTCCACAAGCGGATTCTACCTATTCAGTGCCAGACTCTATACAATGAGCAAACATAgcctctgctggagaggaggggTCCACATTCACTGTGTGATCACATCCATCAGTGTGTAAACACACACCTGCTGCTGCCAGGAAGGAAGACACCATACCGGGAGTTGGGAGGGCACAGGCAGGCAGTGAAGGCTGGGGCCTGGATGATGAAGCCTCCAGACAGTGCAGACGGGGAAGCGGTGTAGTCACTCACTGGGACCTCCACTAAGCGGGAGGAGGACCACGGTGCTCACTTTGGTGccaggctgctgcttctgctgctgcaggTGCCTTGGTCAATTCCACAACAGTCACGGTTAGGACGGCCAGCTGCGTTGTCGGTAACACTGCGTGGTTAAGAGCACTGGACTCCTGGCCGGACTACTGCCCTTGGTGACCGTAGGGACCTTGGgcacctctcagagcctcagtaaAACAGGCAGAAACTGTGCCACACACAATGCGGGTGAGAATCCAATGAATTAATTCACTTAAAGCACTAAGAACACTACACCAAAAAAGTTCTGGCATTATCTATGGAAACCTCCCAAGGCTATCTGTGGTTTCCCCAAGTGGCCGACTTGGGATTCAGTCCACTCGTGGACCCGCGCAGGTAGCCGAGTCTCTGAGCACTCTGCGCTCTGGTCTGTGCGCAGTGGCAAATGTGGGGCCCCCTGCACCACAGCCCGGGAACCGGCTAACGGAGCCAGCGCCCCTGGGCTGTCTTGCAGGAATCAGCTGTGGAGCTCCTCTTCGCCGCCTTCTTCACCACGGCCAGTGCCAGCACGTCCCTCGTCCTGCTACTCCTGCAGCACCCCGCAGCCATCGCCAAGATCCAGCAGGAGCTGGCGGCGCAGGGGCTGGGGCGCGCCTGCGGCTGCGCGCCGGCGGCCTCGGGGGGCGGCGCTGGGCCCCCGCCCGACTGCGGTTGCGAGCCCGACCTCAGCCTGGCGGCGCTGGGCCACCTGCGCTACGTAGGCTGCGTGGTCAAGGAGGTGCTGCGCCTCCTGCCGCCGGTGTCCGGGGGCTATCGGACAGCCCTGCGCACCTTCGAGCTCGACGTAAGtgcgccgcccgcccgccccgcctTGCAGCCGGCCGCTGGGAGGTGGGGTAGGGGTTAGGACCGCgctgtctccttttcctttctccggGCCTCCTGGAAAATGGGCTGAATCCTATCACGTTTCCTGGAAACCACGATTGAGGATGCAAAGCAAGGTTAGGAACCCCGGGctatgtgctaaattgcttcaatcgtgtccgactctccaggctcctctgttcatggaattctccagccaagaatagtagaatgggttgcatttcctcctccaggggatcttcccaacccaggggtagaacccacgtctcgcgtctcctgctttggcaggtgggttctttaccactagcgccacctgcaaAGATTTTGACTGCGGTCTGGGTAGTCAACTCAATTAGAGGCCAGTTTTAGAATAAAATCATCCTTTTCTCTGGCCAGCACTCCCCTTTCAGCCAGTGAGGCTGGGTAGGGCACAAAGAGCTGCCCACTCTGTCCTGTACCCCATTTCTCTGGCTCTCTCACAAGATAAAGGAACCAATCAATGCTACCTGTCCAGGGTTCTGGCTGAGGCCAGGTTCCAGGAAAGCGGGATTATTAAAATATGGGTAGTGATCAGGTTGGCGTGAGCAGGGCAAGAAAGTTAAGGTTTAGGCCCAGCTTTCTCTATGTATGACCTTGGGTAATTCCCTTctcactctgggcctcagtttgctcTCTGGAGGGAAGCTGCCTTGGTCCCTTCCAGCTTTAactggaaggggaggggaggggaacgCTAACACTGCTGAACTGAGGGTGCTGGCCActgcacccccacctccacccccagccccatcctTGGGCAGCTCCAGGCAGAGTGGGCACCTTCTCCCCTCTGCCTTAAACAGCCAGTGTCCCCATTGAATGCCAGAGTTTGAGAGgaggagatgactggatggcatcacggactcaaaggacatgaatttgagcaaactcctggagatagtgaaggacggggaagtctagcttgctgcagtccacagggtggcaaagagtcagacacgacttagcaactgaacaagagaaAGAGATTCTGCCCTTGAGGCGCTGTTGTGGAGAGAAAGGGGGGCAGAGCCAGCAACTCCATCACCAACTGGTGTGAAGAAGAGAGTGACCTCTAGCTGAATGATACCAAAACATTTTGGGAACTGGCATTTGAACTGGAGCAGTGAAAGGTTAAGATGGGGACCACACATCACAAAGACGGCACGGTCCAGACAAAGGTAGGTGGATTAAGTGAGGTGTTTAGCAGTGTCTGGGATGCTGAATTTTGGAGTTCAGACATCATTGAGCAGGCCTGGGGTGCCAGAGTGAATAGGGGCAGGGGTCTTAGCCATCCTTCAGGTTCCAGATGGGAAAACGGAGGCCTAGAGAGGAGAGGGCACGCCTTGATGACGCCAAGATTTTCTATTTGCCTGTTGAGAGCAAGGCTCTCCTGAAGCCTGTTCAAGGGAGGAAGCCGGATAGTCGGGGCTGGAAGACCTCTCAAAAGTGGAATAGTTGAAATAGTTGAAAAAGAGGTGAGCTGAGGGAACATGAAAGCTGCCTTCATCATTTTAAGCTTCCTTCCAACAATTTAATCCCCGCATGCACCTTCTCAGAGTGTGGCTACTGGATCTGAAGGTTATGTACAGCTCATGGCTAGTGAGTACAGAGAGGCAGTTTTCAGTTGAGTGTAAAGAGCTGAAAAATTGAGATGACTGTAAAGGAGCTGTCGTTTGCATTGCTCTGACGCAGGCAGCTGGTACATGCAGGACTCGAATTTAGGTCTCCTAATGTGAGAAGAAAACCGACAAAATAGTGAACAATAGCAGAGCACACTCACTGACCACTAGTACATATGTCAGACCCGTTATTTGAATCCTAACAACAAAATGGGCATTTTTGTTCTCACTTAATCActtaagaaactgagactcagagatgaTGTAGCCAACGTCACACAGCTCACCAGAGAAGGAGCTGAAACAGACGGGAATGCAAAGCGGTCTCCTAGCTTCCGGTTAAGACGCTCGTCCCTGCGGGTTTGGAAGCCTGTTTGATGAACCGCGGGTGAAGGATCGGTTAGGGCTGGGTTTCCGGGTGTCTGGTGGTCAGGCGGGTCTCCTCACCTCCCCGCAGGGCTACCAGATCCCCAAGGGGTGGAACGTGATGTACAGCATCCGAGACACGCACGAGACGGCCGCAGTGTACCGCAGCCCGCCGGAGGGCTTCGACCCCGAGCGCTTCGGCACTGCGGGCGACGATGCGCGGGGCGCCGCCGGCCGCTTTCATTATATCCCGTTCGGCGGCGGTGCGCGCAGCTGTCTCGGCCAGGAGCTGGCGCAGACCGTGCTCCAGCTGCTCGCTGTGGAGCTGGTGCGCACGGCGCGCTGGGAACTGGCCACGCCTGCCTTCCCCGCCATGCAGACCGTGCCCATCGTGCACCCGGTGGACGGGCTGCGGCTCTTTTTCCACCCTCTTGCGTCTCCGGCGGCGCAGGATGGGCAACGCCTCTGACCTGCTGCGCTGTGGAACCTGGCTTAGCCAGCGGCTGCGGCGGTCTTGCGGCACCGCCCATCTGCCGTTCTCCAGTGCCGGGTTCGGCGCGCTCTCATTCATCAAAAGGTTCCTGAACGCAactctgtgtccgactctgagggAGGAGACTCATGAGCCACCCCCACCGCACTTGGAGAAGCGTCCTGGCTGGTGGGACGGTGCCTCCAGTACTTCGCCCCCTTAGGGAGGATAGGTAGTGGCCCAAGACTCTTATGCCCTTCCCAGGATTTCAAAGCAGGGATGGTGGGAACACTTCTCCTAGGATTCAAGCTGGGGAGGAGGCATGGGTCGTGGGGAGGTGGGGTCGGTTGGGCCGTCGAATGAGGGAGGACCTGCAACTGTCTCGAGGAAGCGGAGACGCCAGGAGCGCATCTCTGTCCTGGCTTTGGGCCAAAGGAAGACACTGAGAAGGCGCCCAACGGAAGGCCCTCAGGCAGCTGGCCTCCGCTAGGTGCGCCCTGGCCACTCTGCCTGTCTCGGCAGAAACCCAGAATTGCGGGCGTTTTCAGGGCTCTAAACAGGATCAACAGAGCCGGATTCTACTGGcgatttcttaaaagaaaaattcctaGTTCAAGAACGCATATAATCTCTCCATTTATAGAGGGGAGAATAGGTACACCGAGAGGATTCTAAGGCTGGATTATTTTCATGGGAGGTTGAGACATAATCAGAGAAGTTTGGGGTATTTGTACCCAAAACAGGAAGGCCGAGAAATCGTTTCCTGGCAGTAGTTGAGTGAGAAGGCTGCAGCTTAGCTGGGCAGCTGCTCCTTGGTGGGAAAGTGGGATGGAGGTGGCAGAGACTCAAGAAAGACCTCCCTCCCCGGAAGGGCCTGCCCTTCATATACCCGGAGAGGGGCTAGGAACTGGACAGCCTGGGGCCCAGGCTGCTGGAACCTCTCTCGAACATAGCCCCAGGGAACTGAGCTACCGATTATCTCCAAGATGACAGCTGACTGCAGGGACGCCCTGGTTCAACCTCCTTGATTACAAGGAGAGTGAGGCCGGAGCCTAGACCACTCAGCCAGTACtctcctccaccccatcccttACCCCCTACGCCAGTCTCTGGCCTGTGGCCACCATGTAGTTCTTGGGCTTTTATCCTTTCATAGTGATCCCTAGGTTGGCCTCAGGACGCTCTGGACCTTTCCAACACAAAAGTTCCCAAGAGTGCTTAAATCTAAACCAAGAGCCTCCTTTTTTCCTAACAACTGTAACCTGCTGCCCACCTTCGGACAGGCTGGGGGCAGTTAACCATGATGGGTGAGCCAGAGAAGTTGCCGCCAAGTCCTCAGCTGACCCCTTAGTGAACCAGAAGGAACCAGAAAGTACCCTCCTGACCTTAGGC belongs to Capricornis sumatraensis isolate serow.1 chromosome 23, serow.2, whole genome shotgun sequence and includes:
- the CYP26C1 gene encoding cytochrome P450 26C1, which produces MLPWGLSCLSVLGAVGTALLGAGLLLSLAQHLWTLRWTLSRDRASALPLPKGSMGWPFFGETLHWLVQGSRFHSSRRERYGTVFKTHLLGRPVIRVSGAENVRTVLLGEHRLVRSQWPQSAHILLGSHTLLGAVGESHRQRRKILARAFSRAALERYVPRLQGALRREVRSWCAAHGPVAVYEAAKALTFRMAARILLGLRLDEAQCSELARIFEQFVENLFSLPLDVPFSGLRKGIRARDQLHRHLEEAIAQKLLEDKSAVEPGDALDGIIHSTRELGHELSVQELKESAVELLFAAFFTTASASTSLVLLLLQHPAAIAKIQQELAAQGLGRACGCAPAASGGGAGPPPDCGCEPDLSLAALGHLRYVGCVVKEVLRLLPPVSGGYRTALRTFELDGYQIPKGWNVMYSIRDTHETAAVYRSPPEGFDPERFGTAGDDARGAAGRFHYIPFGGGARSCLGQELAQTVLQLLAVELVRTARWELATPAFPAMQTVPIVHPVDGLRLFFHPLASPAAQDGQRL